One segment of Nothobranchius furzeri strain GRZ-AD chromosome 13, NfurGRZ-RIMD1, whole genome shotgun sequence DNA contains the following:
- the LOC139062470 gene encoding insertion element IS630 uncharacterized 39 kDa protein-like: MGPGRCQQQKRTIASIARVLELETAAVEHQFIFIDEVGFNLTKRRKRGRNIIGQRVIVEVPGQRGGNITMCAALGYHDIIHHHATLGSYNSAHLITFLDTRHNTLIPPDQVDGPEQPRYVVIRDNVSFHRAAVVHNWFTGHPRFLVVYLPPYSPFLNPIEELFSAWRWKVYDRQPQTRIPLLQAMEDACGDITVASFHGWNRHARRYFPRCLARDNIACDVDEALWPDCNRREDAA; this comes from the coding sequence aGAGTCCTTGAGCTAGAGACAGCTGCAGTGGAGCACCAGTTCATCTTCATTGATGAGGTTGGGTTCAACCTCACAAAAAGACGAAAGAGGGGAAGGAATATCATTGGCCAGCGTGTCATTGTTGAAGTCCCTGGCCAGCGTGGagggaacatcacaatgtgtgcagcgcttggctaccatgacatcatccatcaccatgctacccttggctcctacaactccgcccatctgatcacattcctggacacccgacataacacactcattccaccagatcaggtagatggtccagaacagcccaggtacgttgtcattcgggacaacgtaagtttccacagggctgctgtggttcataactggttcactggccacccacgctttttagttgtttatctccctccatattctccattcctcaatcccattgaggagttgttttctgcatggagatggaaggtgtatgacCGACAGCCACAAACCCGTATACCTCTTCTCCAAGCTATGGAGGACGCATGTGGAGATATAACAGTTGCttcttttcatggctggaatcgccatgctaggagatatttcccccgctgcttggccagggacaacattgcttgtgatgtggatgaggcgcTGTGGCCAGACTGCAACAGAAGAGAGGATGCAGCATAG